In Archaeoglobus profundus DSM 5631, the sequence CTCATCAATTCTTATTCTCTCCTTCTCGGTGTGACACAAGTGGAGTTCTCCCGGCCCGAATACGACGACATCCCATCCAGCCTCCCTGAAATTTATGGCATCCGTCCACGACCTCATCTCAGTATAATCAACATGCAAACCCGCTCTCTTAACGGCACTTTCAACTAAAGCCGTTACTCCACCACTAACAAATCCCTGAGCTTTCTCAACTATTGCAACATCCTCGTTCTTAAAAATCTCTATTAGCTCTCTTTCAACGACGTTGACGTCTTCTTCAGGAGGTATTAGCAAGTCTATCCTTAAAGAGCATTTATCTGGGACTACGTATTCGTAACTACCACCTTCAATTCTCTGAAGGAGGTATAAATAGTTCAGACTTTTAACCCTGTTTATAGCATCAATAGCCTTCTCTATTGCGTTAATTCCTTTATCTGGGAATGCACCATGCGCCGATTCACCTAAAAGTTCAACATCTACTTCCAAACATCCGTAGTGTCTGTTTGCTATTTTAAGCTCCGTAGGTTCCATGACTATAGCCCTTCTCTTCCCAAACTCCTCAACAACAGCTTTGGATCCCAATCCTCCTTCTTCCTCATCAGATAAAAGGGCAACTCCGAAGTTAGGTTCCTCAACTTCTTCCAGTGCAAGTATTATTGCAGTTATGCTAGCTTTCGCATCGCAACAGCCGGTGCCGTAAGCGTAAACTCCGTCGAACTCAAAACCTCTCTTAACTGGAACGGTGTCAACGTGAGTAACTACCCAAACGTCTGCATCTTGATTTATGAGTATATTCTTTGTATTATATTTCTCGAAGACCGCCGGCTCGAAGTCGTAAAGAGTCTCAATAAGATGGCTTATAATCTCGTCCTCCTCACCCGACTCAGATTCTATCTCAACAAGTTCTCTAAGTATTGATAACGCTCTCATAAATTTAACTTTATATAACGAGTTAAAAGCGTGTCCTTTGTGATACGAAAAGTTACGAAAGAGGACGAAAAACACTTCGTCGAAGTCTACACATTGGCTTACAAGGGGTTAGAGGAATACGCTTACACGAGCAAGAGGGACGTTAAGTTGTACTTCAGATGGTTACTAAAAAGAGATCCGGAAGGTTTTTTCACATACGTTGCTGGAAAGCCCGTAGGTTTTATAGCGTGTGACTGCAACTGGTTCAGCGTTTTTGAAGGTGAAGAGGTTGCCGAAATTCATGAGATAGTGGTTCATCCAGAATGGCAGGGCAAAGGGATAGGAACGTCTCTTATGAAGAAAGCTTTGGATTATGCCAAAGAAAGAGGTAGAAAGGTCGTTGAGCTTTGGGTTGGAGTTAAGAATTTGAAGGCCATAAGATTTTACAAGAAGTTCGGTTTTAAGGAGAGAGGTGTGTTTGGTCGGTGGCTTAGAATGACTTTAAATTTATAAAAAGCGTACTAAAATCATCGATATTTTATACACTTGCAATCACTTCCCTTCGAGATGGAAGAGTTGACACCGATGATGAGACAGTACTACAGAATTAAGGAGAGATACAAAGATGCACTACTGTTCTTCAGAGTTGGTGATTTCTACGAGCTATTTGATGAAGATGCAAAGATTGCCTCGCAGGAACTGGGTATAGTTCTGACTTCGAGAGATAAGAAGCATCCGATGGCTGGAGTTCCGCATCATGCTGTCTTTCCTTACATAAAGAGATTGATTGAGAAGGGTTACAAGGTTGCCATATGCGAGCAGGTTGAGGATCCTTCAAAAGCAAAAGGATTAGTTAGGAGGGAGGTAGTAAGGGTAATAACTCCCGGAACACTCATAGAGGAGGAGCTTCTAACTAAGGAAAACAACTACCTCATGTCCATATACAAGGGTAGAATCTACGGAATAGCACTGATAGACGTATCGACGGGGGAGTTCCTAACCACAGCATTGGAGAGCTTCGATGAGGTAATTGCAGAAGTTTTGAAGTTTTCACCAGCTGAATGCATAGTTCCAGAGGGTTTTGAGGAGCTTGAAGAGCTGAAGAAGCACGTTAACGTTGTTCACACGTTAAGCCAAGACGAGTACTCATTTAAAGAATCTCTCGAAATTTTGAAAGAGTGTGTTCAGGATTTCGAGAGACTTGAGCTTGAGGAGGAGTGCGTGAGGGCTTGCGGTTCTGCTTTAAGGTACGTTAAGGAATCTCTACTCATAAAGACGATGAAGATCAGGCTTCAGAAGTATGTGAGCAGAGACTACATGATACTAGATTCTACAACGCTCAAAAATTTGGAAGTCTTCAGAAATCTGATAGACGGTAGTAGAAGGGGTACCCTTATTGATGTTCTGGATAAAACCGCTACAGCAATGGGTAGCAGACTTCTGAAGAGGTGGCTACAGAGGCCTCTTTTAAACGTTGATGAGATAGAAAAGAGGCTCGAAGCTGTCGAAGAGCTTTTTGAGAAGAGCTTTCTAAGACAGAGCTTAAGGGAAGTTTTGAGAGAAGTCTACGACTTGGAGAGGATAGTGAGTAGGATTGAGTACAGGAAGGCAAATGCTAGGGATTTAGTTGCCTTGAAGAATTCGTTAAAGGCTGTTGAAAAGATAAAAAGCTTCACATTTAACTCGAGGAGGCTTAAGGAGATTGTTGAAGGTTTAAAGGCTCTCAGAGATGTCGTTGAGCTTATAGAAAACGCGATAGTTGACAATCCGCCTATAAATATCAAAGACGGTGGAATAATAAGAGATGGCTACTCGAGAGAACTTGACGAGCTCAGAAGAATCAAAGTTGATCATGAAAACTTTATAAAGAATATCGAGGAGAGGGAGAGAAAAGCTACAGGTATAGACAAGTTGAAGGTCGGATACAACACCGTCATAGGGTATTACATAGAAGTTCCAAAATCGAAGCTGAGATTTGTTCCGAAACATTACAAGAGGAAGCAGACTTTAGTCAACGCTGAGAGATTTACAATTCCAGAACTTGAAGATATAGAGGAGAAAGTCTTAGCATGCGACGAGAAGATCAAAGCATTGGAGTACGAGCTATTTAATGAGGTTAGGGAAGAAGTGGCTAAGAGAGTTGATGAAATAAGAGAGTGCGCTTTCAAAATTGCTGAGCTCGATGTTCTTTCAACCTTTGCAGAAGTTGCCGTGCTTTACAACTACACAAAGCCTAAGGTGAACGACGGATACGATATAATAATAAGGGACGGAAGACATCCTACTGTTGAGTTGACAACCAAATTCATCCCAAACGACGTAAATCTGACAAGAGATAGCAGAATTCTCATAATAACCGGACCCAATATGGCTGGAAAGTCAACATACCTCAGAATGACAGCTCTGATAACTATAATGGCTCAGATTGGTTGCTTTGTCCCCGCAAGCTACGCTGCCATAGGAGTTGTCGATAGGATATTTACGAGGATAGGGACTGTCGATGATATAACAAGGGGGTACAGCAGTTTCATGGTTGAGATAGATGAAGTTGGAAAGATACTGAAGAATGCGACAAAGAGAAGTTTGATACTTCTCGATGAGGTTGGTAAAAGCACTGGAACGAAAGATGGGCTCAGTCTGGCTTGGGCGATAATTGAGTATTTGCACAAGATAGGTGCGAAAACCCTCTTCGCAACACATTATCACGAGCTTTCCGAGCTTGAGAGTACACTTGAAGGTGTTAAGAACTACCACTTCCGCATAATCGAAGGAGAAACAATCGAATTTGACAGAAAGATAAAGAGGGGAGCATGTACAGAAAGCTACGGAATAAAAATTGCTGAGATGGTCTTACCAAAAGAGGTCATAGACAGAGCTTACGAGATATACAGGAGTCTAAACATCGTAAACGACGATCTTATGAAAGAAATAGCTAAAATTGACGTCAACAACTTAACGCCAGTCCAAGCCCTAGTTGAGCTTGACAGGATCGTGAGGCTATGCAGGTCTATGAAAGATTGAAGGAGATCCTCGAAGAGCTTGAAAGAATAAATTACGTATTAAGAAGTAAGGCTTTGGAGAGGGCAATAGAGAACATAAAAATTGCCTTGCATGGAGAGAAAGTCGGTTCTGAGGGTTTCGAGCACAGCTACATCAGACATAAGCTGATAGAAAAAATAGGGGGAAACGTCTACATTGAATCTGGGCAAACTGGATTATCGAAGCTTGGTTTTAGACCGGATTTGGTTATTATAAAGGATGAAGAGGTTATAATTGCAGAAATCGAAACAGATAAGGGTAGAGCTTTGAAAAAGATGAGGAAAGTTGCAAGATTGTTGAAAGATCTAAAATCTTATCCAATTATTGCGAACAGGAAAGTGAGAGTTGTTTTCGCTCTCTCAAAGTGGGATGAGAGAGTCCTTAGTTTTGCTGAAAGTTGTGGCTTTGAAGTTCTACTGTTTGAAGGAGAAGATTTAAGAAAACCTTAAAAGTGATTGAGGTACTTTCGCTCATGCGAATAGGAGAGGCCTTGGTCGGTAAAGGTTACGAAGTTGCTCACATAGACCTACTGATAGGTGAAAAGAACGGAATTGTGGGTCAGGCGTTTGCGAACGCTTTATCCCAGTTATCCGCTGGACACACACCACTTTTAGCAGTCTTGAGACCCAACCTCATAACCAAACCTCCAGCGATAATAGTTCCCAAGGTAACGATAAAGAATTTGGAACAGGCTGAACTTGTTTTCGGGCCTGCTCAGGCTGCTGTTGCAAAGGCGGTAGCTGATGCTGTTGAAGAAGGGATAATTCCAAAGGAAAAAGCTGAAGATTTGGTTGTGATTGTGAGCGTTTTTATACATCCAAAAGCTAAAGATAAGAACAAGATATACTACTACAACTACTCAGCAACAAAGCTCGCTATAAAGAGGGCTATGAGTGGATTCCCGGATGTTGACAAGGTTCTTTGGGAGAAGGATAGAGCATTTCACCCGCACATCGGTAGAAAGCTTACGAAACTCTGGGATCCGCCTTATCTGCAAATAGCCTTTGACTTGACTAGCTTAGAAGAAGTTCTGAACGTTATGAGGCAAATCCCCGAAAGCGATCACATAATCTACGAGATAGGAACCCCATTAGCCAAGCGCTACGGTGCCGATGTTGTTTTGAAGATGAGAGAAATAAAGCCAGATGCGTTCTACATAATAGACTTCAAGACCTTGGATGTAGGAAAGCTGGAGGCTAGGATGGCTGTAGATGCCACAGCTAACGGCGTTGTTATATCGGGATTGGCACCAATCAAAACTATCGTTGAGGGCATCAAAGAGGCTCAGAAAGTTGGAATTTATGCAATTGTAGACATGCTCGGAGTTGAAGATCCAATAAAGAGGCTTGAGAAGATAAAGGAGACTGGAGTCTTCCCAGATGTTGTCGAATTGCACAGAGCTATAGATGAGGAAGAAGCTAAACCACCTTGGCATCTTGCGAAGCCCGTTAAAGAGAAGTTCAATGTGCTCGTAGCTGTGGCCGGTGGTATTAGAGTGGAGAATGTGCAGGAAGTTATCTCTGCTGGGGCAGATATTCTTGTAGTTGGAAGAGCCATAACGAGGGCAAGAGATGTTGAGGGGGCGGTGAGGAGGTTTCTCAGTGCACTAAAAAAGCCAGATACTGACCAGTTCAGAATCATGACAGACTTCTGAATTTTTCGCTTATCGCTCAAAATATTTTTGTTTGAACGAAATATAAGTCTTGTACAAACCAAAGCGATTATATCACAAAGCTAAGGTCGAGAAAGAAAAAATTGATTAGACTTGCTCAAAAGCCTTCTGCAATGGCGGAACTACCTGCTTCTTCCTTGACATTACTCCCTCTAGCCAGACACTCTTGCCCTCAAGCTTCTTTCCGAATGCTATTTCAACTACTTGTGGATAGTCGGTGATTACCAGCAACTCAGTTCCTTCCTTCATTATGTCCGTTAGCATCAAGAATATACCAGCGTATCCTCCCTCCTCTTTCATCTTCTTCATTTCCTCGTAGATCTCATCGATCCTGTCCTTGATCAAGTTGAGGTCAATCAACTCGATCTGACCAATTCCGACTTTCTTTCCGCCCATGTCGAAGTCCTTGAAATCTCTCGTTATGATCTCTCTGGCACTCAAGCCACTAACATCGGAAAGCTTTGACTTTACGTCAATTCCGAACTTCGTGATGTCTTCAATTCCCGCAATCTTTGCAAGTTCTTCTGCGACTTTCTTGTCAAGCTCGGTCGTAGTTGCTGACTTAAAGATCACAGTATCACTCAAGATTGAAGCCAGCATTAGCCCTGCAAGCTCCTTCGTGATTTCAACGCCAGTCCAGTCGAACAGCAACTTAAGTACAGTTCCAGTACATCCTACTGGTAGGTTTACGAACAGTATCGGATTTGGTGTCGTTATGTCTCCGATCTTGTGGTGATCAACTATCGCAACTATCTCAGCCTTGTCTATGTTTTTAGGTGCCTGAGACTTGTCACTGAAATCTACTAAGGCGAGTGTCTTACCCTCAGCGTCGTCCAAAATCTCTGGAACATCAAATCCAAACTTCTCAAGCACAAACTTCGTCTCTGGGTTTGGCTCCCCCTGAATGGCTGGAACAGCTTCTTTGTCAAGCTTTATTAAACCATCCTTCTTTCTCCACTCGTTCAAGAGGTGTGCAAAAACTATTGCAGAACACACAGAATCCGTATCTGGGTTCATGTGCCCGACTACATAAACTACGTGGTGTGTCATGTAGGCGATGAGTATCATCAACAGATAAAGCTTTCGAAATTTTTGAAGGCTACCTTAAAACTCGCCATCTCGTAAGAATTCCTCTACCCAATTTCCTAACATCCAATAAATCCAGACTTATTGGAGGATCGAAGCTCATACCATCTACTACCGTGGGAGCTTTTGAACCTCCTATGATCATGTTGCCATAGTATACATAGATTTCATCGACCAAACCCTCCCTAAGCATTGCCCAGTTAAGAGTGGCTCCTCCCTCAACCATTAGAACTCTTACACCAATTTTGTAGAGATATTCAACCAAAGCTTTGAGATCGACCTTATCATCTCCAGCTACAAAGACATCAACACCCATTCTCCTTAAAGTATTCACTTTTTCAGAATTTGCAATTCTTGAGACAGCTACGATTGTTTTTGCAGATTCATCCAAGACCTTTGCATCAAGGGGAATTCTGCACTTACTGTCAACTACAACCCTTATGGGATTTGCATCTCTTCCTTCTTCCAATCTCCTTTTTCGTAGTTCTTCGCTCTTAACAGTCAGCTTAGGATTATCCGAAAGAACTGTCCCTATTCCTACCATTATGGCATCGCTTTTAGCTCTGAGTTCGTCAACCCTCTTTAGATCTTCTTCACATGATATCCTAAGCTGAATTCTTTTCTCGTTGCTTATTTTTCCATCAACGCTCGATGCAACATTTATGAATGTAAACGGCCTCATAATCCCAGAAGCTCGATCAATCGTTCTTTTGCTTTTTCAACTCTCTCTTTATCTCTTCCAGAGAACTTTATTACTACATACCCCTCCTTAGGATAAGAGCCAATTTGAACATCCTTGAACTCCTTCACAACCGTATCTAATTCTTTAAGCATCTCGCTCTCCTTCTTATAGACTATCAGCGTATCTTCGTAGTAATCAATCTCTCCAAATCTCGGCAAGACTTTCTCGAAAACGTCTTCCATTTCTGCAGGAACACCGGGCATCACTAAGATTTTGTCAGTAATGTAACCCGGAGCAACTCCTACATCGTTTCTAACAACTTCAGCACCTTCAGGGAAAGTGCAAACTTTTCTTAAAGCAGTTTCGTTGGCTTTCGGAAATCTCTTCTTTAGGTCATTTAAAACATCTTCATAGAGTACGAGTTTTTTGTTGAGAGCCTTTGCAATTCCTTCGGTAGTTACATCATCATGAGTAGCTCCTAAACCGCCAGTAACTATCACAAAATCGACATACAACGCGTTTCTAACCTCTTCAGCTATAACGTTAACGTCATCTGGAATAACCACCATTTTAACAACTTTGTGCCCCTTCTTCGTCAGCCTCCTCGCTATGTAAGTAGCGTTTGTGTTGGATATGTCTCCACTTAAGAGTTCGTTTCCAACACTGATAACTATGAAATCCATGCAAAGATGTATACCCAAGATAAAAATGTTGTTAGATCTTTACGAGTTCCTTAGGAACGAACTCGAATAACATGTCTTCCTTGAAAACGTAATCCTTTAACTCGTCGCTGTATACTTCATCCAAGAACTTGTAAGGCTGTGCAATTACATGGCAGTCCTTTGAAAAGTGTCTACAGCACAAAGCAAGGGGAAGTGTCCCTACTTTGTTTATTATTCCATTTTTGAAGACTGCATCAGCTCCAACAACTGCGAGATCGCAAACCTTTACGGCATAACCCATGGCACAGTCCGGAAATATACTAACATCTACACTCCTACCCTTCAAATATCTCGCCATGTCTAGGCCCTCTTTTCTCGGAAAAGATTCAAGTACTATAACCTTTGAAGCTTTTAACAGCCCTCTTTCGATTGTGTGACTTCTGCTTATCGTTACAACTATCTTCCCATCTACAAGATCCTCTAAATATTTGACAGCCTCCTTATCAGCCTTCTCAATCTCCCTCTCTATATCCTCAAGATCAAAACCCTCTCTGATTCTTTCGCATAACCACTTCAGCCCAGCCATAAACTTGTGTACCTTTGCTATTTCTTCACATACGCTTAAACGCCTTTCAGCATCTATCCCCTTAAGCAGTTCTACGGTCTTTTTGAGGATTGCACTCTGGCCACTCCTTCTATCTTTGATTATTTCTTCAAGTGAGACCATGAACACAGTTTAAGAAAACCTTTTAATAGACCTTACTCAACTTAAATCGGTGGGCTAGGCCGGGGGGTTCGGCGTCCCCTGTAACCCGAAACCGTCGATATGCGGGGGCCGAAGCCGAGGGAAGGTCCGCCAAACGGGAGTAACCGTTCGGCAAAGCCTTGCAGAATCCCCGTCCCGAGGGGTCGGCGGTCACGGTTGGAGCATCTGGAGGGATGCTCCGCCGTGTTTACCGGGGGAACCGGCCCAGGCCCGGAAGGGAGCAGGCTTACCCCGGACGACCGGCGCTCTCGGGGGTGCGGGGAGGAGAGGCTTTGCCGAATGGGCTCCCGCAAGGCGGATCGACCCGAGGCGTGCCCACCACAATTGTCGAAGATTAAGGAGATCAATGATTGATAATGATAAATTTTAAAAGTCGTATGACGATGAGACGGGGGAGGTGGTTCAAATTATACAAGTGAGATTTCATGGTAGGGGTGGACAAGGCGTTGTGACTGCAGCAGATATACTCGCCGTTGCGGCATTTAAAGAGGGTTATTGGACACTTTCATTTCCAATGTTCGGAGCGGAGAAGAGAGGAGGTCCAGTCGTATCCTACTTGAAGATCTCGGAGAGCAAGATAAACGACAGAGATGAAATCTATGAACCAGACTACGCAGTGGTCCTCGATCCGACCATACTCAGTAAGGATGTTGTTAACGGTTTGAAGGGCTGGCTTATAGCCAACTATCCAGACTTGGAGAAGGCAAAGGAGAAGACGAAATGGGAGCGAACGATTACGATAGATGCTACAAAGCTCGCACTCGAAATACTCGGTAGACCAATAACAAACACTGCCATGGTTGGTGCGTTTGCAGGCTTTACGAAGATAGTGAAATTGAGCACTCTTAAAGAGACCATATACGAGTGGTTTGAGAAAAAGAATGAAGAAATAGCCAAAAAGAATGTTGAAGTAGCTGAAAGGGCTTATAGGGAGGTTGAGAAGTATGCGGATAAGCTTAGGAGCAGTATCAAGACCGCTTGAATCTTTGGAAAACAAGACGGGTAGCTGGGCTGTTAAAATTCCGAAGGTAAATCCAGATAAATGCGTAGGGTGTGGGGAGTGTCGAATGCTGTGCCCAGATGGATGTATAGAACTCGTGCATGTTGAAGAGAAGAAAGTAGTAGCTAAAGTCGATTATGATTACTGTAAGGGCTGCGGTATATGTAGTGATATATGCCCCGCAAACGCTATAGAAATGGTTGAGAAGGTGATCGAATGAGGAAGGTAGTTAGAGGATTCTACGCCGTTGCACATGCTGTAAAGCTCTGTAGACCGAATATAATATGCGCTTATCCAATAACACCTCAAACGGAGATAGTAGAGAATTTGGCAGAGATGTATGCAAACGGAGAACTCGAGAACTGTAAATATATAACTGCTGAATCCGAATTCGATGCTGCATCAATCTTGGTTGGCGCCTCTGCAACTGGTGCGAGGACTTTCACTGCGACATGCTCACAGGGTTTGATATTGATGAGTGAAGTTCTGTTTAACGCAGCCGGGATGAGGCTACCAATAGTAATGGTTAACACGAACAGAGCTATATCTGCACCGCTTAGCATATGGAACGATCTCCAAGACAGCATGGTGTTGAGAGATGCCGGTATAATTCAGATATACGTTGAGGATAATCAGGAAGCTCACGAGATGATTCCCCAAGCTTACAAGATTGCTGAAAGCGTAATGTTTCCAACGATGGTTTGTATGGATGGTTTCAAGCTAACTCACGCTTATGAGCCAATAGATTTGCTCGATCAGGAGTTGGTAGATAGCTTCCTTCCACCCTACGATCCTCCGATAAAGCTCTCAGTAGATAATCCTCTAACGTTTGGCTCCTACGCTCCACCGCACTGCTACATGGAGTTCAGATACAGAATGCACAAAGACATGGTCAACGCTAAAAAGACAATCGAGAAAGTCTTCAAAGAATGGGCTGAAATAAGGAGAGACTGGGGAGGATTGATAGAGTACAAGGAGGGGAAGACTGTTCTTGTCGCAATGGGTTCCTTGATAGGAACTATAAAAGAGGTAGCTGAGGAGAACGGATTGGGTTATCTCAAGATAAGAACTTACAGACCATTCCCAACCGAAGAAATAAAAGAGGCTTTGAAAGATTGTGAAAACGTCATAGTGTTTGATAGAGCAGTTTCGTTCGGATATGAAGGAATTTTAACCATAGATATCAGAAACGCACTCTACGGCGAATCACCAGATGTCTACTCCTTCATAGTAGGTTTAGGTGGTAGAGATGTTCCAAAGAAACTCATAGAAAAGTGTGTTTCGAAGGTAGTTAACAAAGAGATTAAGCCCAGTTACAGTTTTGAAGGTTTAAAGGAGTTTGAGGAGGTGCTATACTGATGTTCTTTGGGAAGGGTCATGGTGGTTGCTACGGATGCCCACTGCCGATAGTCGTTAGAAATGTCTTGGAAGTTTTGGAGGGTAAGTGCTTTGTAGTTAATCCGACTGGCTGTCTCGAGATAATAAGTTCACAGTACGGTAAAAGCGCTTGGGGTGTGCCTTACATACACTCACTCTTTGAAAACGGTCCTTCAGTTGCCTCCGGTATTGCAAACGCGTTAGAAGTATTGGGAAGGGAAAATGAGGGACACGTCGTCGTATTTGCTGGAGATGGAGCCACAGCAGATATAGGAATAGGATATTTATCATCTATGCTTCACAGAAACGACAACGTCCTCTACATCTGTCTGGATAACGAAGCTTATCAGAACACGGGAACACAACAGAGCTCTACCACCACACCGGGTGCATATACAACAACAACTCCAGCTGGAAAAATTTTACCCGGAAAAATTTCGAGAAGAAAGGATATGGTTGCATTTGCCTTAGCTCACGGAACTCCATACGTTGCTACAGCCTCCGTAGCTTTTCCAAGAGATCTGAGAAGAAAGGTTAAGAGGGCTGTGGAATTTAGGGGTGCAAAGTACATTCACGTTCACTGCCCCTGCCCAACCGGATGGCACTTCGATCCATCTAAAACTGTCTATGTTGCAAGGCTCGCATACGAAACAGCCTTGTTCCCAATAGTTGAATTTGAATTCGGAAAACTCGTTAGAGTCAAGAAGATAAAGAGCAGAAAGCCGGTCGAAGAGTACTTGAAAGTTCAGGGGAGATTCAGACATCTATTCAAGCATCCAGAGGGACCAAAAATAATCGCGAAGCTCCAACAGATTGCGGATGAGAATGCAGTTAGATACGGACTGGATGTTTGAATATTTTATTTTTCTTTCTATTCTAGGCCATAGATGTTAGAATAGCAGTTGAAATTTCTCTTAAGTTTCGAAATGAGTTTTGAATGTTAGTATAGCAGTTCGACATATGGTGAATTTTGATACGACGTATACCGCATTCATTACGACGATGAAAAAGCTTAAATTAA encodes:
- a CDS encoding thiamine pyrophosphate-dependent enzyme, with the protein product MFFGKGHGGCYGCPLPIVVRNVLEVLEGKCFVVNPTGCLEIISSQYGKSAWGVPYIHSLFENGPSVASGIANALEVLGRENEGHVVVFAGDGATADIGIGYLSSMLHRNDNVLYICLDNEAYQNTGTQQSSTTTPGAYTTTTPAGKILPGKISRRKDMVAFALAHGTPYVATASVAFPRDLRRKVKRAVEFRGAKYIHVHCPCPTGWHFDPSKTVYVARLAYETALFPIVEFEFGKLVRVKKIKSRKPVEEYLKVQGRFRHLFKHPEGPKIIAKLQQIADENAVRYGLDV
- the porA gene encoding 2-ketoisovalerate ferredoxin oxidoreductase subunit alpha, translating into MRKVVRGFYAVAHAVKLCRPNIICAYPITPQTEIVENLAEMYANGELENCKYITAESEFDAASILVGASATGARTFTATCSQGLILMSEVLFNAAGMRLPIVMVNTNRAISAPLSIWNDLQDSMVLRDAGIIQIYVEDNQEAHEMIPQAYKIAESVMFPTMVCMDGFKLTHAYEPIDLLDQELVDSFLPPYDPPIKLSVDNPLTFGSYAPPHCYMEFRYRMHKDMVNAKKTIEKVFKEWAEIRRDWGGLIEYKEGKTVLVAMGSLIGTIKEVAEENGLGYLKIRTYRPFPTEEIKEALKDCENVIVFDRAVSFGYEGILTIDIRNALYGESPDVYSFIVGLGGRDVPKKLIEKCVSKVVNKEIKPSYSFEGLKEFEEVLY